ATGACAGATCGAAAACATGGGGAGTAAGTGCTGTTGAGAGAGGAGGATTATGAACAAACTATCCGATAGGTTTCCCTGCTGTCATTTCCCCCACttcccccccaccacacacacacaaagcacgcCATTTCGCCACAGTCCGGGGAGTGCAAGAAACACATTCGGACTCAGACCTGTACCTAGATTATTAccttctctgccttctccccacccccgccGCCAACCCCGTCCCTCCTAGAGTCCCCAGATGGTCTTACCCTCAAATCGACCTTCACCGATTAGGATtaatttccttcctcttcttttgcCTGGCGTTGTGCCGCAACCTACAGAAAGACTGGCCACCCGGGAGAGGCTTGGACCCACTAGACACAGAGCCATGGTCAGGAAGACACAGCCACAGGCAGAAAGACGGGAAACTGCCGCCACTGCGTGCTTGGTGGACGGACTAGTCCCCAGAACACAAAACTCTTTTCTAATTCGGAGGCCTGGTTGTCAGAGGTTTCCCACCCCTATTACCTCTCTTGGGGTTCTGCTGACATATCACGTTGCATCTCACCACCCCCGCCCCCATATCCAGCCATTCCCCTCCGGCACTGTCCTGGTGGACTAGGGGCCAACACCCAGGCCACAGCTCCCTTTCCGGATTGCGGGCCTAGGCTCCCAGCAGATTCCCATCTCCCGATCTCTGAGCTTTTCCCCAAACACTCCCCAGCTCACCGTTTCGCAGCATCGAAATGGGCTGCAGGCGGGACATATGTCTTGGAAAGCGGGCGGCGAGTGGGAGAGACGACGGAGGCGCCTCAGTACCCGCGACGGTCTCGGCCCTACACCCTGTAGCACCCTGACTTTATGGAATCTCCCAGGCACTGACCTGCAGGGATCCGGGAcaattttcttctcctcttcctttttccctccgCCGCAGGCCCGCCCGCCCTCAGGGCAATGGGGAGCTGGTACTCAGACGGGAACAACGACCAGGACAAGAAGGACTTCTGCACACGTCAGCTCTTGGTCACGTGAGAGCTACGTCATCCACCAACTCGGGTCCCCAATTTcccctcccaccagcagtgcGGCAGAAGAGGGCCCgcccccctcctttccctcccccacACCAGGCCTTGTTACTCTTTCTTCTTCGATAATCTCATCACCTTGTAGTTGTGTTTCCCTTCCACCGATTACCAGAAAGGGACGACATCTTCCCTTGGGGCTACGGGCCACTATTACTTTTCATGAAAAATTGCCTCTTCCTTCCCTAGGCTCCTGGGACAGCAGCCTCTCCCTCCACCTTCCCTCCCCCGAGCTATTAAAGTCTACCATTTCCTCTGAAATCTAGTCCCAGATCTGAAAGGAACAAGCGATCGGAAAAGAAAATCTGGAATGAGAGTGTggcttttactttcttaatactttgttatttttgttccgTCCTCCCCCGCCCCCAGCCTGCATTCTTTTTACgagaaaaaaatactataaagttatttccattttagaaaaaaatgagtggAAGCTGGAGAATGATGTTGGGTGATGGCCTCCAAAAGTcccacattttctcacttggtGGAGAGTGTTACACACTTCACTCAAAGCAATCTTAATGTCTTCTGGGGCCTAGCACACAGCACAGCCCTGAATGAGCTAATCAGTGTGTCTGGCAATATGTAAATCCTCTGACTAGACCAGTCTTCTAAATAGGAGAGCTACAGACTTTCACCTGCACCCATTAGCAAGGTGGAGGCATTGAAGCCACAAAAGCCAGaacgcagaaaaaaaaaaaaacctgaggagAAAACATAAGTGCACAGTAGGTATCTGTGAGATAAAGCATGCACACTGAAAAAATGAGTGTGCATAAAAAGAACATTACAAAATATACTTGGTCAAAATAGATAGTATCATCTATAAACGAAATAAGTATTAGAGGAACACAGACCAAGACAAAATTGGCTGAAACTGGAAACTAGCAATTAGTATGAAACTATTTCACTCACTGGTTTGATAAGCTGAATAATTCACCCATCATCAatgatttaacttttttaaagtaggaaaaggaataaaataattacatccCCTCATTATTTAAGTTAACCAGATTTGATTTCAGTGGCTTGCAACTAAACAATCTTAACTAAAGCACAATACAAAAACAGGTAACAATACAAAAAGTAATATAGCTTTTCAGAACATAGGGTCTTCAGTGAGATATTCCTTAATAGTTTGAATAAAAGGTTATTATTTgagtataacttttaaaatacccAGACAATATGGGAGTAAATCAAGAGACTGAGGAGGTTGAGAACAGGCAAACCCCCAGGAAAATTCATATCTATGTAACTTCTGGGAGGCAGTACTAGAATGTGATTGAAATTTATTTAGTAAACAGAAACCAAATCAACTGTATGATCCTGTGTTTAGAGAAAGATCATGTGTAGCAAAGGGGCTCATTCAAGCATAGGAACATATGAAAAGGACAGTCAGAAGAAAGTGTTGGTATTTCTCACCCAAGCACTGTCTGGAGGAGAAAAAGTGTTGGCTAAGGAGAATGGAACATTTCACTTTCTCTGGCAGAGTCATGCCCATGATGTGTAATAGTACTTCATGCTTCCTCAGCTGAAACTCCCTTCTTAAGATGAACAAATACCCTCGCTTTGATTGCAGGCTCACCAAACAACCTTCGAAGGTTGTGTTTTCCGAAGTAGTAGCTTGTCTACAGGGAAAGAATGAGCAGGTAAGACTGACTGAAACCTCCAGTACCCCCTGACAGTTGTATTTCTCAGGGCAAATTATTCAGTTGTCACTCCTGTTGAAACAGCCTCCCTTGTGGTCTACTTATGGGGAGAGAATGCAGAGATCCCTAGGTTTGAGCATTCAGATCGATTTATATATAAGTCTCTATGAATGGGAGACTTTCCTTGAGGCATCCAGAGGCAACTCTTCTCAGCATACAAACAAAATCAGGATTTGGTCATGCAATACTGAGGAAGAGACCCTGAACTACAGACGCAACCTTGTGGGAATCCTGTGGGAGAAGCCAAGTGGCCTTGGCTCAAAGGACAACCTTGTGCATCACCATTTCATAACCATACCTTTCTAATGTTTAGTTAATGGTGGAAATTACAACTAAGATACTCTGTGGCATATTATGCCCCCAGCACTTCCATTATAGATAAACAAAGGGttaatttccaaagtggttaaAGGGCTCCTGCAAATCAACAACAACATCTGAAACAGTTTAAATTTCTccctgggaaaagaaaggaaatgcattttacattttacataccCTATTGTTTTCCTCAGCAAAAGGGTGGGTATTGTGCCCAAAACAGACCAACCAAAAGCTGTCTTACTAAAATTTCAATCttcatcagagaaataaaaacctgaAAACCGGTGGACTTGTGACATCCTGAAAAGACATCTATCAATTTCTCCTACCTAAACCCCTCAGAAATGAGCTTGGTCTTCAACATTTCCTCCTTAAGCTAACCAGGCTTGTTCTATGTCGCTTGCAACCAAACAACCTTAAGTAAGACACAATACCAAAATTACACAATACAAAAAGTAGTATCTTTTCAAGATAACGTccttctataatttatttttttcaccctCCGCAATTCCATTAGTGTCACCATTTGctgatcttttttttgtttctgggtACTTTATAAGTTACATATCACACGTGAACTGATTTAAGCCAAAAGTTAGTGTTTTAGCAGTGGTTTCACAGTAGTTTTTTGCGGGCTGAGGAACTTTTAACAGTCCTGTCTGAGGACTTCTTTAagcattttcctttctcacttttGAATGGTATGTGAGCCTTATAACATGTccttaagtaaatatttgttggtagATGTATAATGGAGAGAAAagtagttttttctttgtttgtttgtttgtttttaatgctagTCTCCAGGTAGGAATTGGTAGAATCTTGGATCAGAAGAACAAAGAGGTAAGAGAATCAAAAGGGTTTTTATAACCATGGGATTTTAGGAAGTTTTAGACAGGGAGTGGATTCAAACCAGGAAAGGTCTGGCATACTGGGAGAATGGTAGTGAGAAGTTATACATTGGACTAACTGGAGAATATACCAAAAGGGTGGAGATAGGTTATACTAGTGAGGAGAGGGTAGGAGTAAAGTTTTTGTCCTTGAAGCCTGACTAAGTGTTGTGAAAGTAAGTTCTTATTGTAAAGCCATGTCTGTGACACCAAGTCATCTGTCTTTATTAAGCTTTACATACTCCTTAgtttttttaatgtacatattcaaaacaaacaaaagccactTATACAACTACTTAGCAGCCAAACACTGAATGATGGACTGCTGAATCTGAGAATTCTGTTAGTAAACCTTCATAAGTATAATTCACTTGTCTAGGGGAAGTAAATAAAgggtcatgaaaaaaaaaaaaacaaatgaggtAAAGATTTAGAAAGATAAGATGTGATATTGGTGAGTTTGGACTATAAAAGGGGAAGACCAGAAAGTTGTGACATATTGACTTCTGAATATTCACCAGCAAGGCACTAGGACTCCCTGGCTTGCCTCCTGAAAGGGCCTCCTCCACACAGGGGCCCCTCACTGGGGAGCCCCTCCCTCTGAGGTGTCATATTTCAATGTTCTAAGAGGTTGCCTGGAGTGTCTATATTTAGAGTATGACTCCTCAGCAGGGACAGGTGGATGCTTGAGAACTAACTTCTGCATACTTGGTCCCTGAGTTTTGGGATTATTCTGAGGGGCTTGTACTGGTGGCTCAGTGAAATTGTAACAGAAGGCAGGAAGCGTAAAGCCCTCTTTTTTCTGGCAACTGCTTGAGATCCTGTGCATTGCCCTTCCACttgtgagggaaaaaaatgacacaGACATGAGGGGTGTTGCAGTGATTCACAGTCACCCACAGACCCTCACCACCATCTCCACTGGAAAATGCTGAACACTCACCACTGCTAGGGTAGCATACAATACATGAATGGCAGACAGCAGCGAGATCACCAACAGTGTCATGATGGAAAGAAAATTACCTCAAGTCTCATTTTCATCAATAGGATAACAAGAAATTATCTAATTTCTGGATGATTTATGGGTTGCACCACAAACTtcagaatagattttaaataaagCCCTGTGAATTAAAGGCAGGCTAATCTGTGGAGTCACTAATCTGTAAAGTTCATCTGAAGATGTAAGATTCCTCTGAAGTTGGGGTTTgcaaaaaaatctgtcttttgaAGCCAGAGTGAAAGTCACCCAGCAATCTTCTATGAAGATGTCAGTCATATTACACCTAATACTATGAGTTCATCCAGGAGAAGGAAAGGGACAATAGTTCACATACTTAAAATGGTCAAAATTAGAACACTGACCTTCTCAGTATAGATTCATTTGTCCATCAATTTATAAATCCTGTTGAAAGCACAACTGGTTTTGTTTGTAAGGGTatgtttttaatatgttgtttGAAAGCTGCTATTTCCTGTGcagtcagaagaaaatattttcaacttaacaCAAACTAACTTCACCAAATCAATGAGGCCTCCCTCTTAACTGGGAAATCTTGcttatgttatataaatttttgtgtaaaaaaaaaaaaaaaaaaaaaaaaggtttgatttATTTCTTCTCCAAGTGggaaaagctttattttttttttccgattACAAAATAGTGTAGTTCaagtcaataaaaaagaaaggacaaaatataacttaaatgttattaaaatactaATTAAAATCTCACCACTGCCTGGACTTCCGTTTCTGCCCCTTCCCCCAATGTTGATGCAGACAGAGACTGAACATGGAAAAGGGTAGAAATTTAAGAAAGGGGCTGCAGGAGTTCCAGAGCCAAGGAAAGGATgagacaattccccaagaagtgTAAGTGAAGGGTAGACCCAGGAAAAGATGCTGCCCCTTCCTggaattagagaaacacaaattgaAACACCAGAAAGACAGAGCCATTTCTGGTTTCTGGTATTGTTACAGAGGAAAAAAGTGACAGGGCCCACTGTGGGGGTTGAGGGGGAGATGCAAGGCAGGCTGGCGCCTGCCGCACTGCTTGTGGGAGTGGAAATTGGGGGCCAGAGCGCACTGGTGACGTGGCTGTCACGTGACCAAGAGCCGCCTAGAGCACAAGTCCTGCTAGTCGCCTCCGTCTGGGTACCAGCCCCCTATTACTCTGCAGGCGtgtgaagaaagaaggaaactagCTCGGACTGTGCAGGTCGGTGCGAGGATGGGCGCTGCTTCAGAGGAGGTATGGGTGGAAGAGGGCCAAGAACGCCACAGATCCGAGTTCAGGCCGATCACAGCTGGGTCCTTTCTCGCCTACTTTCTAAATACTGccaccaacccccaccccaccccgtgCTCATTTTAGCAGAGAGAAGTGGCGGGTTTCGGGTAGGGGTGAGGGGGAGTGAATGGCGTTTCCAGAGATTCCGAGAAAAGAAAGGTTCCAGTGTCCCGGGTGCTGGTCCGTCCACCAAGCACTCCGTCCCCTCGGTCCCTTGTCTGTTTGCAGGTTTGTAGGTCTGTTGGCCTGTAGGTTTCGGCACAAGTCTCAGCGAGAGAaggagaaactgccttggttGGAACCTTGCAGGTCAGTGTGAAGGTGGGATTAGCCCAGGACCACGGGTGGGGGTGGCGGAGGAGGGGGGCTGGGATATGAGAGGGCCGGGTCCGAGTCGCCCTCTCCTGGCCCCTTCTTTCTCCACACCCCCTCCCATTTCAGTGCAGGGAAAGGGGTGTGGCGGCCTTTGCTGGGGAAATGGCGGACGACAAGTGGGGCGGGGGAGGCCTGCGTCGGGAAAGTCAGTAGAGTATGAGAAATCTTTTAAACTCAAGTGCCTAAAATTCACAAAAGCAGAAATTGGGACATGTGTCCTCAGTCCATCCACTATACTTTCATTTCTCCATTTCCGCCTACCTGTCTTTGCATTTGCCCTTCTGCCAGACTCTATCCTCTATCACTGTGGAGGGACCACTGACAACAGAAGACAAGGGAAAACCAAGGAATTTACCTGACTTTGGTAGAGGTTAGTGAGAGAAACTGCCCTTAATCTTTGGAAGTGGAGGTCTGGTGAAGGAGACTACCTGAGAGGTACTCACACTGTCACCCTCCTAGCTATCATAGCACAGACCCGTCTCCTGCCCTTCCCTGTGTGGACCCAGAAAGAGAAATGGGGGCTCCTGAGGTCCatagaggaagacagaaaagaacaaagaaattatATCCTGTTAATCTGCCTTTCTCACCAACTCAAAATCCACCCTATCTGTGAGGCACAAAGCCAAACATAGTCCCGAGCCCTAATATTCTGTTTCACCCATAGATTCATCACAAGAGAGCTACAAGAGCCTAGAAGAAGCTAAAGACGGCTACCCTCCATCCTTACTCACCCTGGACCTGAGAGACCTCTTCAATCAGGTGGAGCAAGGCCCTCTCCTGTCCTGCCCCAAGGCTGGCACGGACTTGAGCATGGGCCGGGCTCGGGAAGTGGGTTGGATGGCGGCAGGACTGATGATTGGGGCTGGTGCCTGCTACTGCGTTTACAAACTGACCATAGGAAGAGATGACAGTGagaagctggaggaggaggaggaagaggagtgggACGATGACCAGGAGCTGGATGAGGAGGAGCCTGATATTTGGTTTGATTTTGAAACTATGGCTCGGCCCTGGAGTGAGGATGGGGATTGGACTGAACCTGGGGCCCCAGGTGGCACTGAGGACAGGCCCTCAGGGGGAGGCAAGGCCAACCGAGCACACCCAATAAAACAGCGGCCATTCCCCTATGAACATAAAAATACTTGGAGTGCTCAAAATTGTAAAAATGGCAGTTGTGTTCTGGACCTCTCCAAGTGTCTTTTCATTCAGGGAAAACTGTTGTTTGCTGAGCCCAAGGATGCGGGCTTTCCATTTAGCCAGGCTATCAATAGCCATTTGGCCAGTCTCTCAATGGTTAGAAACACGGGCCCCACACCAGACCCCACTGTTAGAGAGGCTTTGTGTGCCACGGATAACTTAAATGCCAGCATTGAAAGTGAGGGCCAGATTAAGATGTACATCAATGAAGTGTGTCAGGAGACTGTGTCACGTTGCAGCAACTCATTTCTGCAGCAGGCCGGATTAAATTTGTTAATAAGCATGACAGTTATTAATAACATGCTTGCCAAGTCCGTTTCAGACTTGAAGTTTCCTTTGATATCAGAGGGAAGTGGATATGCTAAGGTTCAGGTTTTGAAACCACTGATGGGTTTGTCTGAAAAGCCAGTCTTGGCGGGGGAGTTAGTCGGTGCCCAGATGCTCTTCTCATTCATGTCCCTCTTtatcagaaaaggaaacagagagatTCTCCCGGA
This genomic stretch from Chlorocebus sabaeus isolate Y175 chromosome X, mChlSab1.0.hap1, whole genome shotgun sequence harbors:
- the ARMCX6 gene encoding protein ARMCX6 — encoded protein: MGRAREVGWMAAGLMIGAGACYCVYKLTIGRDDSEKLEEEEEEEWDDDQELDEEEPDIWFDFETMARPWSEDGDWTEPGAPGGTEDRPSGGGKANRAHPIKQRPFPYEHKNTWSAQNCKNGSCVLDLSKCLFIQGKLLFAEPKDAGFPFSQAINSHLASLSMVRNTGPTPDPTVREALCATDNLNASIESEGQIKMYINEVCQETVSRCSNSFLQQAGLNLLISMTVINNMLAKSVSDLKFPLISEGSGYAKVQVLKPLMGLSEKPVLAGELVGAQMLFSFMSLFIRKGNREILPETPAP